The proteins below are encoded in one region of Plutella xylostella chromosome 13, ilPluXylo3.1, whole genome shotgun sequence:
- the LOC105391063 gene encoding transient receptor potential cation channel protein painless, which translates to MTRDSYEMNSNRLSRGGSLFGADPQVQLRTALRTNDFGTFKKLVSYGAVDLEHVYQYPDYKTCLELAVSEPNKQEYVKLLLQHEVQVNRINETHNAAPIHFAVEEGNIEALKTLLEDDRIDIDIKSKGNTALLLAIKKIQDLEDDREHDIPLYEDMVEVLLKAGCNANSPDLKGVTPIYSAAKQGLERVISLILDYAKDPVDLDTYKDYRGKTARYFLKEAFPHLEAKFDSATQAAETIDSDKLFSYLSRHEEDNFVRDFTKLVKKNDHRSLFTANNGINTLLQMACEKGLENVAKCLLNSGADPNATCPGNNNRPIAIACQNGYHKILKLFIDNESTLFDSVNGETLLQISVKGMRAYANNPKANFNECLEMLLKNPKININVNSSDIKDNTALHYAARNGDQETVLELLRNGACVGLRNKFNEPPLADINAKTLETYLDECLTTNGERPSDDDYEIHMKYSFLVYPNNSLENEMCKVPLMDNSINNAKECKSILAPETDALLYMTRNEDLRPLLKHPVITSFLYLKWQRISCLFYANITFYSLLWLCLILYIILGYGVEKKQSDSIEAFNVVTHVGAIIGLVLLIIREVFQLLVSPTRYLQSIENWMEIALIFVTAIIVFDDSALEPTKQQLSAVAILLSSAELVLLIGQFPTLSTNIVMLKTVSWNFFKFLLWYCILIIAFALSFYTLFRNIQNEDDKAPNPNNTENGEDEEEDFFEDPGKSLFKTFVMLTGEFDAGSIKFSTFPLTSHIIFIVFVFMIPIVLFNLLNGLAVSDTQEIRANAELVGHISRIRMISYFESVLLGNVRSYAKPSRACWSWLPEQLQNISFVKPKTLCIKPFATRITLFPHFLPKYRIIVKPNQDNKIVIPHAEPMGKFGDDYEDIETGGCCFERCQNYRLDRKIVKHAKEVISKKNDVSEFDDIKEKLEKYESKIDRLEETLKKVLNSLEANTRKY; encoded by the coding sequence ATGACGCGGGACAGTTACGAGATGAACAGCAACCGGCTGTCGCGCGGGGGCTCGCTGTTCGGGGCTGACCCGCAGGTGCAGCTGAGGACCGCCCTCAGGACCAATGACTTCGGCACCTTCAAGAAGCTGGTCAGCTACGGGGCCGTCGACCTCGAGCACGTCTACCAGTACCCCGACTACAAGACCTGCCTGGAACTGGCAGTTTCCGAGCCGAACAAACAGGAGTACGTCAAACTACTGCTCCAGCATGAAGTGCAGGTGAACAGAATCAACGAGACTCACAACGCAGCTCCGATACATTTCGCAGTCGAGGAAGGTAACATAGAGGCGCTGAAGACACTTTTGGAAGATGATCGCATAGACATTGATATCAAGAGCAAAGGAAACACGGCTCTGCTACTGGCAATCAAAAAGATACAAGATTTAGAAGACGATAGAGAACATGACATTCCGTTATACGAAGACATGGTGGAGGTACTGCTTAAGGCTGGCTGTAATGCCAACTCTCCGGACTTGAAGGGAGTCACACCAATATATTCAGCAGCAAAGCAGGGACTTGAGCGCGTGATTTCATTGATTTTGGACTACGCCAAGGATCCAGTAGACTTGGACACGTATAAGGATTATAGAGGTAAAACTGCACGCTATTTCCTCAAAGAAGCATTCCCACATCTTGAAGCAAAGTTTGATTCGGCGACTCAAGCTGCTGAAACTATCGACAGCGATAAACTATTCTCCTACCTCAGCCGCCACGAAGAAGATAACTTTGTACGTGACTTTACGAAGCTTGTGAAGAAAAACGACCACCGTTCCCTTTTTACTGCTAACAACGGCATAAACACCTTGCTTCAAATGGCTTGTGAAAAGGGACTCGAGAATGTAGCAAAATGCCTACTGAATTCCGGTGCTGATCCGAATGCTACATGCCCAGGAAACAATAACCGACCGATAGCTATAGCCTGTCAAAACGGATATCACAAAATACTCAAACTATTCATTGACAACGAATCTACTCTCTTTGACTCTGTAAATGGCGAAACGTTATTGCAAATATCTGTTAAAGGCATGAGAGCGTATGCAAACAATCCAAAGGCAAACTTTAACGAATGCTTAGAGATGCTCCTTAAGAATCCTAAAATCAACATCAATGTAAATAGTTCAGACATCAAGGACAATACAGCATTACATTATGCAGCTAGAAATGGAGACCAAGAAACTGTATTGGAGTTATTGAGGAATGGAGCATGCGTTGGTTTGAGAAACAAGTTTAATGAGCCTCCACTGGCTGATATAAATGCCAAGACCCTGGAGACCTATTTGGACGAATGCCTGACGACGAATGGTGAGCGACCGAGCGACGACGACTATGAAATCCACATGAAGTACAGCTTCCTCGTCTACCCTAACAACTCATTGGAAAACGAAATGTGTAAAGTACCCCTCATGGACAACTCTATCAATAATGCGAAGGAATGCAAAAGTATCTTAGCTCCAGAAACAGATGCATTGCTGTATATGACAAGGAATGAAGATCTGCGGCCACTACTGAAGCATCCAGTCATCACCAGCTTCCTGTATCTCAAATGGCAAAGAATAAGTTGTTTGTTTTATGCcaatataacattttattctctCCTATGGCTGTGCCTAATTTTGTACATCATACTGGGGTACGGTGTAGAGAAGAAGCAGTCAGATTCCATCGAAGCTTTCAACGTTGTGACTCACGTTGGGGCTATAATTGGATTGGTACTTCTAATAATACGGGAGGTATTCCAACTTTTGGTATCACCAACAAGATATCTTCAGAGCATCGAAAACTGGATGGAGATAGCCCTAATATTTGTCACTGCTATCATAGTATTTGATGACTCAGCATTGGAGCCAACGAAGCAGCAACTTTCTGCTGTGGCTATTCTTCTATCGTCTGCAGAATTGGTATTGCTTATCGGTCAGTTTCCCACATTATCCACAAACATTGTGATGCTCAAGACTGTCTCATGGAATTTCTTTAAATTCCTACTGTGGTACTGCATTTTGATCATTGCATTCGCCCTGAGTTTTTACACACTATTCCGCAATATACAAAACGAAGATGACAAAGCGCCGAACCCCAACAATACAGAAAACGGAGAAGATGAGGAAGAGGACTTCTTTGAGGACCCTGGGAAGTCTTTGTTCAAGACCTTCGTGATGTTGACTGGGGAGTTTGACGCCGGTTCCATTAAGTTCAGTACCTTCCCGTTGACAAGTCACATCATCTTTATTGTGTTTGTCTTCATGATCCCCATCGTTCTATTCAACTTACTGAACGGTTTGGCTGTGAGCGACACACAAGAGATCCGGGCCAACGCCGAGCTTGTCGGACACATCTCACGAATCAGAATGATCTCATACTTTGAAAGCGTCCTGCTGGGGAACGTCAGATCGTACGCAAAGCCCTCTAGGGCATGTTGGTCGTGGTTGCCGGAGCAGTTACAGAACATCAGCTTCGTAAAACCCAAGACTCTGTGCATCAAACCATTTGCGACACGGATAACTCTGTTCCCTCACTTTTTGCCTAAGTACAGGATCATTGTAAAACCGAATCAGGATAATAAGATAGTGATACCTCACGCTGAGCCTATGGGAAAGTTCGGGGATGACTACGAAGATATTGAGACCGGAGGGTGCTGCTTTGAACGTTGTCAGAACTACAGACTAGACAGGAAAATTGTGAAACACGCTAAAGAGGTAATCAGCAAGAAGAATGATGTCTCGGAATTTGACGACATAAAGGAAAAGTtggaaaaatatgaaagtaaaaTTGATCGACTGGAGGAGACTTTAAAGAAAGTCCTGAATAGCTTGGAGGCCAACACCCGAAAATATTAG